In a genomic window of Magnolia sinica isolate HGM2019 chromosome 14, MsV1, whole genome shotgun sequence:
- the LOC131225570 gene encoding metalloendoproteinase 2-MMP-like: MASKPCSTLFTSPLIHLVMLLLLPLSIHSHSTQQHQEPFKSLEGCHKGQTLKGLHTIKQYLGKFGYLPHHHRNKTGSGDDDMFDDSLESAIKTYQLNYHLNVTGILDGKTLQDMALPRCGVPDIVDGNSSMRSGKKRHLGSMHHTVAHFRFFPSNPRWPPSKRQLTYGFLPGVQVIGAQDLRSICRSAFDRWARVSHFTFQETQDVNTADLKIGFYRGNHGDTAPFDGSGGILAHAFAPTDGRFHFDADERWATNPVAGAFDVESIAVHEIGHLLGLGHSSVREAIMFPTISPGVKKVNLHGDDVQGIQTLYNMP; this comes from the coding sequence ATGGCATCCAAACCATGCTCTACTCTTTTTACATCCCCTCTTATTCACCTTGTCATGCTTCTATTGCTCCCTCTTTCGATCCACTCCCATTCCACTCAACAACATCAGGAACCCTTCAAGTCCCTAGAGGGATGTCACAAGGGGCAGACTCTCAAAGGGCTCCATACAATCAAGCAATATCTTGGGAAGTTTGGTTACCTTCCTCACCATCACCGCAACAAAACCGGCAGTGGTGACGACGACATGTTCGATGATTCCCTGGAGTCAGCCATTAAGACTTACCAGCTCAACTACCATCTCAATGTTACTGGCATACTTGATGGGAAGACGCTGCAAGACATGGCTTTGCCACGGTGTGGTGTCCCAGACATTGTAGATGGAAATAGTTCCATGCGCTCTGGGAAGAAGCGTCATCTTGGCTCCATGCACCACACCGTGGCTCATTTCAGATTCTTTCCCAGCAACCCCAGGTGGCCTCCTTCCAAGAGACAACTCACCTATGGTTTCCTCCCTGGAGTCCAGGTAATTGGCGCACAGGACCTGAGGTCTATTTGCAGAAGTGCTTTCGATAGATGGGCGCGTGTGAGCCATTTCACGTTCCAGGAGACTCAAGATGTTAACACCGCAGATCTCAAGATCGGATTTTATAGGGGAAATCATGGTGACACGGCCCCATTTGATGGGAGTGGCGGAATACTTGCACATGCTTTTGCACCTACTGATGGAAGGTTCCATTTCGATGCGGATGAAAGGTGGGCCACTAACCCAGTTGCAGGTGCCTTCGATGTGGAATCCATTGCCGTGCATGAGATTGGGCATTTACTTGGACTTGGTCACTCTTCAGTGCGCGAAGCTATAATGTTTCCCACTATTTCTCCAGGGGTGAAGAAAGTGAATCTGCATGGGGATGATGTGCAGGGAATTCAAACCCTGTATAACATGCCTTGA
- the LOC131225826 gene encoding uncharacterized protein LOC131225826 isoform X1: protein MITKILACLTRYSFWFCFLYMLLSCVAGTIVPMLEAVIAAVHVEKLAVQFHDTYGQSLSNILISIQVKSATELASRGLLVDEVEAMAVVGLLQFVDILQSSMKSALKEDLYWCAATLSFFNKQLFGVSFNFIIIVIISIALFQLFGSAL, encoded by the exons ATGATAACTAAGATCTTAGCATGCCTAACCAGATACTCATTCTGGTTTTGTTTTCTTTACATGCTTCTTTCTTGTGTTGCAGGCACGATTGTTCCAATGCTTGAAGCTGTGATAGCTGCTGTCCATGTTGAGAAGCTTGCTGTACAATTCCATGACACATATGGACAGTCTCTTTCAAATATTCTCATTTCCATCCAA GTAAAGTCTGCTACTGAACTTGCTTCAAGAGGCCTTCTAGTGGATGAAGTTGAAGCAATGGCTGTTGTAGGCCTTCTACAGTTTGTTGATATCTTGCAATCTAGCATGAAATCAGCACTCAAGGAAGACCTTTACTGGTGTGCTGCAACCCTTTCCTTTTTCAACAAAcag CTATTTGGAGTTAGCTTCAACtttatcatcatcgtcatcatcagcaTCGCCTTGTTTCAGCTATTTGGATCAGCATTATAA
- the LOC131225826 gene encoding uncharacterized protein LOC131225826 isoform X2 yields MITKILACLTRYSFWFCFLYMLLSCVAGTIVPMLEAVIAAVHVEKLAVQFHDTYGQSLSNILISIQVKSATELASRGLLVDEVEAMAVVGLLQFVDILQSSMKSALKEDLYWCAATLSFFNKQLFGSAL; encoded by the exons ATGATAACTAAGATCTTAGCATGCCTAACCAGATACTCATTCTGGTTTTGTTTTCTTTACATGCTTCTTTCTTGTGTTGCAGGCACGATTGTTCCAATGCTTGAAGCTGTGATAGCTGCTGTCCATGTTGAGAAGCTTGCTGTACAATTCCATGACACATATGGACAGTCTCTTTCAAATATTCTCATTTCCATCCAA GTAAAGTCTGCTACTGAACTTGCTTCAAGAGGCCTTCTAGTGGATGAAGTTGAAGCAATGGCTGTTGTAGGCCTTCTACAGTTTGTTGATATCTTGCAATCTAGCATGAAATCAGCACTCAAGGAAGACCTTTACTGGTGTGCTGCAACCCTTTCCTTTTTCAACAAAcag CTATTTGGATCAGCATTATAA
- the LOC131225826 gene encoding uncharacterized protein LOC131225826 isoform X3 — MLEAVIAAVHVEKLAVQFHDTYGQSLSNILISIQVKSATELASRGLLVDEVEAMAVVGLLQFVDILQSSMKSALKEDLYWCAATLSFFNKQLFGVSFNFIIIVIISIALFQLFGSAL; from the exons ATGCTTGAAGCTGTGATAGCTGCTGTCCATGTTGAGAAGCTTGCTGTACAATTCCATGACACATATGGACAGTCTCTTTCAAATATTCTCATTTCCATCCAA GTAAAGTCTGCTACTGAACTTGCTTCAAGAGGCCTTCTAGTGGATGAAGTTGAAGCAATGGCTGTTGTAGGCCTTCTACAGTTTGTTGATATCTTGCAATCTAGCATGAAATCAGCACTCAAGGAAGACCTTTACTGGTGTGCTGCAACCCTTTCCTTTTTCAACAAAcag CTATTTGGAGTTAGCTTCAACtttatcatcatcgtcatcatcagcaTCGCCTTGTTTCAGCTATTTGGATCAGCATTATAA
- the LOC131225826 gene encoding uncharacterized protein LOC131225826 isoform X5, with translation MIEKKWELGRGLLGFFKVQVKSATELASRGLLVDEVEAMAVVGLLQFVDILQSSMKSALKEDLYWCAATLSFFNKQLFGVSFNFIIIVIISIALFQLFGSAL, from the exons ATGATTGAGAAAAAATGGGAGTTAGGAAGAGGACTGCTGGGATTTTTTAAAGTTCAG GTAAAGTCTGCTACTGAACTTGCTTCAAGAGGCCTTCTAGTGGATGAAGTTGAAGCAATGGCTGTTGTAGGCCTTCTACAGTTTGTTGATATCTTGCAATCTAGCATGAAATCAGCACTCAAGGAAGACCTTTACTGGTGTGCTGCAACCCTTTCCTTTTTCAACAAAcag CTATTTGGAGTTAGCTTCAACtttatcatcatcgtcatcatcagcaTCGCCTTGTTTCAGCTATTTGGATCAGCATTATAA
- the LOC131225826 gene encoding uncharacterized protein LOC131225826 isoform X4: protein MHGEQNCDYNIYISTSSLEVPAPFLFHKVKSATELASRGLLVDEVEAMAVVGLLQFVDILQSSMKSALKEDLYWCAATLSFFNKQLFGVSFNFIIIVIISIALFQLFGSAL, encoded by the exons ATGCATGGAGAGCAAAATTGTgactataatatttatatatcaaCATCAAGCTTAGAAGTTCCTGCACCTTTTCTCTTTCATAAG GTAAAGTCTGCTACTGAACTTGCTTCAAGAGGCCTTCTAGTGGATGAAGTTGAAGCAATGGCTGTTGTAGGCCTTCTACAGTTTGTTGATATCTTGCAATCTAGCATGAAATCAGCACTCAAGGAAGACCTTTACTGGTGTGCTGCAACCCTTTCCTTTTTCAACAAAcag CTATTTGGAGTTAGCTTCAACtttatcatcatcgtcatcatcagcaTCGCCTTGTTTCAGCTATTTGGATCAGCATTATAA